One genomic region from Nostoc sphaeroides encodes:
- a CDS encoding PatU: MNSDSESLQSQYLGWLLTDDVKNTDQSVECEVNDGVKNLHNEATASKSSEPKLGGTPQTFQLGEIPTVLDRFQAVLKNRLQTQAQEHPPLFPWETQLIDYPDFVDEPSMTLVPTWGWMVQQSKLNLPLPLPERVFQQLLEKCQSMVTSSVPLGAKLVQVVENFFPNESQALNDIAGLVLRSTYRSVSTLETMPNIQSDYADLQPRQQMALSLLAAKQLLENLTLPLSATSPVVERQWLTTVGNLNIRVEYQSVGKLTKLLVQAELPVKGTLTLRGSGTLAMATSSTPGYLSVELGCEQLNPTYTLEVEFTEIDEQPLLFVINPTV; this comes from the coding sequence CCAATCTGTAGAATGTGAGGTAAATGACGGGGTAAAAAACCTCCACAATGAAGCCACTGCTTCAAAAAGCAGTGAGCCAAAATTGGGAGGAACGCCCCAGACCTTTCAATTGGGAGAAATTCCTACTGTGCTAGATCGTTTCCAAGCTGTCCTTAAGAATCGCTTACAAACCCAAGCCCAAGAACACCCACCTTTATTTCCTTGGGAAACACAATTAATCGACTATCCCGATTTTGTTGATGAACCGTCAATGACGCTCGTTCCTACCTGGGGATGGATGGTACAACAGTCGAAGTTGAACCTGCCGCTTCCCTTGCCGGAAAGAGTTTTCCAGCAATTACTAGAAAAATGTCAATCAATGGTGACATCTTCAGTGCCTTTGGGAGCAAAATTAGTTCAAGTGGTGGAGAACTTTTTTCCCAACGAGTCTCAAGCACTAAACGATATCGCGGGATTGGTGCTAAGAAGCACCTACCGATCTGTAAGTACTCTGGAGACAATGCCCAATATTCAGAGCGATTATGCAGATTTACAACCGCGTCAACAAATGGCTTTGTCGTTGCTGGCGGCTAAACAACTGCTGGAAAATCTGACTCTACCACTTTCAGCAACTAGTCCGGTGGTAGAAAGACAATGGCTAACCACTGTCGGTAATTTGAACATCAGGGTAGAGTATCAGTCTGTAGGTAAACTTACGAAGTTACTTGTTCAGGCTGAGTTACCCGTTAAAGGAACTTTGACACTTCGCGGAAGTGGAACTTTAGCAATGGCTACATCTTCAACTCCGGGATACTTAAGTGTAGAGTTAGGTTGCGAGCAACTTAACCCAACTTATACTCTGGAAGTTGAGTTTACTGAAATAGACGAACAGCCGCTTTTGTTTGTGATTAATCCCACTGTGTAA